In Musa acuminata AAA Group cultivar baxijiao chromosome BXJ2-10, Cavendish_Baxijiao_AAA, whole genome shotgun sequence, a genomic segment contains:
- the LOC104000418 gene encoding protein REDUCED CHLOROPLAST COVERAGE 3 isoform X3 — protein MVKVCNGKLINVVASVKGFYMTGKRSIFCHSLVDLLQQLSTAFANAYDSLMKAFVDHNKFGNLPYGLRANTWLVPPVFVDSSAKCSSLPVEDEKWGGNGGGHRLDGKDVLRPWATEFSILAKIPCKTEEERLIRDRKAFLLHNLFVDTAIFKAVSTIRCLMNSNIGLSKLQGSSLHEEQTGDLSIVVKRDCSDASMKFEDKIEGSQLLDLCTEEVARRNLLKGLTADESVAIKDTRTLGVVIVKYCGYTATVKVSGHAKDSSSEKENINLDDQPDGGSNALNINSLRVLLRRSSTTEPSGGRQSSSDTNDMSSARSLVRRVLGDSLRKFQKLPHSMERSIRWELGASWLQHLQQKDNSATVEPKDNSKDSSTEPIVKGLGKQFEQLKRIKKKTENAGTISENEDLSSNDKVARKTADSEELKQSDLEEAEEIRKFLPEEAFHHLKDSKTGLHKKSIEELTKMAHQFYDDIALPKLVADFASLELSPVDGRTLTDFMHIRGLKMCSLGRVVELAEKLPHIQSICIHEMVTRSFKYIIRAVVAAVENFSDMSAAIAATLNVLVGTSKMEHDDNDMSSGYSLKMEWVETFLLKRFGWRIKHEFNHLRKFVILRGLCQKVGLELVARNYDMDSPNPFEKSDIISMVPVCKHVVLSSADGRNLLESSKAALDKGKLDDAVSFGTKALTKMIAVCGPYHRLTANAYSLLAVVLYHTGDFNQAAIYQQKALDINERELGLDHPDTMKSYGDLSVFYYRLQHIELALKYVNRALYLLHFSCGLSHPNSAATYINVAMMEEGMGNVHVALRYLHEALKCNKRLLGPDHIQTAASYHAIAIALSMMEAYTLSVQHEQTTLQILQAKLGSEDLRTQDATAWLEYFESKALEQQEAARRGIPKPDASIASKGHLSVSDLLDYINPDQDSKERDGKRKQRHPSFLMQNNSRSIHEQSITNIEALNDEQLTIKEEPIQLREFKDDLPEKSKEHDSVVLCKFTQEDMVSPDESSDEGWQEATSKGRSGQVRRNMGPKRPDVHKLTLSNSQIASSTSASFKMKSLSPAAKMALRTSPTDPSYAGNTRKDGSLTSGEDANRSQIKTVDADALSEQSTKASGSGRLAMVASKFVSYKEVAISPPGTVLRSTLEQAEEKEMDNSKENPSLLEISEEEVKLTEATSHSETSSNDIEKEAHSSGVDTSNITEKGDSAALQDLAPSKIATTNGSKLSASAPPFNPGSLLSMSHPYNSVAIRGSYDMRVSNQTTPQPLRILPQSVDSRVPCGPRSTLYYKSGHSFRKKHFHSNSQKAFTSSSNPGSSIMNPHAAEFVPGKALEQQDHSDGSPEAQIPGTEQKEQLQPVMTANDKTTVVLSEERSEIEEVSDEGKNKISKGKDTIQTSQRTELARQILLSFIVRSVKDSLSTTVEAQCTLESPTQTHTRTNEGNTSNIANTKYGHQANDHGLSKHADKNKDTEGFTVVSKRRRNKQQLANAVSGLYTQQSICT, from the exons ATG GTTAAGGTTTGCAATGGGAAGCTAATTAATGTGGTTGCCTCTGTCAAAGGGTTTTATATGACTGGAAAACGTTCTATCTTTTGCCACTCTCTGGTGGATCTGTTGCAACAGCTTAGCACTGCATTTGCAAAT GCATATGACTCATTGATGAAAGCTTTTGTAGACCATAACAAG TTTGGTAATCTGCCGTATGGACTCCGTGCAAATACGTGGCTTGTGCCCCCTGTTTTTGTTGATTCTTCCGCGAAATGTTCCTCGCTGCCAGTTGAAGATGAGAAATGGGGAGGGAATGGAGGTGGCCATAGACTGGATGGTAAGGATGTTCTTAGACCATGGGCAACAGAAttttcgattttggcaaaaattcCATGTAAAACTGAAGAGGAGAGGTTGATCCGAGACAGAAAGGCATTTTTGCTGCACAATCTATTTGTCGACACAGCAATTTTTAAAGCCGTGTCAACAATTAGGTGTCTCATGAACTCCAATATAGGTCTGTCTAAATTGCAAGGCTCAAGCTTACATGAAGAACAAACAGGGGACTTGAGTATAGTAGTAAAAAGGGATTGCAGTGATGCGAGTATGAAATTTGAGGATAAAATTGAGGGCAGTCAATTGCTTGACCTTTGCACTGAGGAGGTTGCGAGGAGGAATCTTCTTAAAGGGTTGACTGCAGATGAAAGCGTGGCCATAAAA GACACTAGAACTTTAGGAGTGGTCATAGTTAAATACTGTGGATATACAGCCACTGTAAAGGTTTCAGGCCATGCGAAGGACAGTAGTAGTGAAAAGGAGAACATTAATTTAGATGATCAACCAGATGGTGGTTCCAATGCTCTAAATATCAACAG tttgagggtattgcTACGCAGATCATCTACCACAGAACCATCAGGGGGACGCCAGTCTTCTTCCGATACTAATGATATGAGTTCAGCAAGGTCATTAGTACGAAGAGTACTTGGTGATAGCTTAAGAAAGTTCCAAAAACTTCCTCACTCAATGGAAAGGTCCATCAGatgggagcttggtgcttcctggtTACAGCACTTGCAGCAAAAGGATAATTCAGCAACTGTGGAGCCTAAGGACAACAGCAAAGACAGTTCTACTGAACCGATTGTTAAAGGACTTGGGAAGCAGTTTGAACAGTtgaaaagaattaaaaagaaaaCAGAGAATGCAGGTACCATCTCCGAGAATGAAGATCTAAGTTCTAATGATAAAGTTGCCAGAAAAACAGCAGATTCAGAGGAATTAAAACAAAGTGATTTGGAAGAGGCAGAAGAGATAAGGAAATTTTTGCCAGAAGAAGCATTTCATCACTTGAAAGATTCAAAAACAGGTCTTCATAAAAAG TCAATTGAGGAGCTCACCAAGATGGCACATCAATTCTATGATGACATTGCACTTCCGAAGCTG GTTGCAGATTTTGCGTCACTTGAGCTTTCTCCAGTTGATGGGAGAACTCTGACTGATTTCATGCATATACGGGGACTTAAGATGTGTTCGTTAGGACGTGTG GTTGAACTTGCAGAAAAGCTGCCACATATTCAGTCAATTTGCATTCATGAGATGGTTACTCGATCCTTCAAGTACATAATTCGAGCTGTTGTTGCAGCAGTGGAGAACTTTTCAGATATGTCTGCAGCAATTGCTGCAACTTTAAATGTCTTGGTGGGCACATCTAAAATGGAGCATGATGACAATGACATGAGTAGTGGATATAGCCTGAAAATGGAGTGGGTGGAGACCTTTCTTTTAAAAAGATTTGGTTGGAGGATAAAACATGAATTTAATCACTTACGTAAGTTTGTGATTCTCCGAGGCCTTTGCCAAAAG GTTGGATTGGAGTTGGTTGCCAGAAACTATGACATGGATAGCCCAAATCCATTTGAGAAATCTGATATTATCAGCATGGTTCCTGTGTGCAAA CATGTGGTCCTCTCTTCTGCAGATGGAAGAAATTTACTGGAATCATCAAAGGCAGCTTTGGACAAAGGAAAACTAGATGATGCTGTTAGCTTTGGCACAAAG GCACTAACAAAAATGATAGCAGTCTGTGGTCCATATCATCGATTGACTGCTAACGCCTACAGTCTTCTTGCAGTCGTTCTATACCATACAGGAGATTTTAATCAG GCAGCCATATATCAGCAGAAAGCACTAGATATTAATGAGAGAGAACTTGGCCTTGACCATCCAGATACCATGAAAAGTTATGGGGATCTTTCTGTTTTCTACTACCGCCTCCAACATATTGAATTGGCTTTGAA GTACGTGAATCGTGCACTCTATCTTCTTCACTTCTCATGTGGGCTTTCACATCCAAATTCTGCTGCAACATATATAAATGTTGCAATGATGGAAGAGGGCATGGGGAATGTCCATGTGGCACTCAGATACCTCCATGAAGCTCTTAAATGCAATAAAAGGTTACTAGGACCTGATCACAtacag ACTGCTGCAAGCTACCATGCTATTGCAATAGCCCTCTCCATGATGGAAGCCTATACACTGAGTGTGCAACATGAACAAACCACATTGCAGATACTTCAAGCCAAGCTTGGATCAGAAGATCTTCGCACTCAG GATGCTACTGCATGGCTtgaatattttgaatcaaaaGCTTTAGAACAGCAAGAAGCTGCTCGAAGAGGTATCCCAAAGCCTGATGCATCGATTGCCAGCAAAGGTCATCTTAG TGTTTCAGATCTTCTTGACTACATAAACCCAGATCAAGATTCAAAAGAAAGAGATGGTAAGAGGAAGCAACGTCATCCAAGC TTTCTAATGCAGAACAACAGTAGATCCATTCACGAACAATCCATCACAAACATAGAAGCGCTGAATGACGAACAATTAACTATCAAAGAAGAACCTATTCAGCTGAGGGAATTTAAAGATGACCTTCCAGAGAAGTCAAAAGAACACGATAGTGTGGTCCTTTGTAAGTTCACACAGGAGGACATGGTGTCGCCTGATGAATCTTCTGATGAAGGCTGGCAAGAAGCAACCTCAAAAGGGCGTTCTGGACAAGTACGAAGAAACATGGGCCCCAAAAGACCAGATGTTCATAAATTAACGTTGAGTAACTCACAGATAGCAAGCTCAACCAGTGCTAGTTTTAAGATGAAAAGTTTGTCACCAGCAGCAAAAATGGCACTCAGAACTTCTCCAACTGATCCTTCTTATGCGGGAAACACTCGAAAGGATGGAAGTTTGACTAGTGGAGAAGATGCAAATAGATCACAGATTAAGACTGTTGATGCAGATGCTTTGTCAGAACAAAGTACAAAAGCCTCTGGCTCTGGCAGGCTTGCGATGGTTGCATCCAAATTTGTATCTTACAAAGAGGTAGCAATCTCACCTCCTGGAACAGTTTTGAGGTCAACATTGGAGCAAGCAGAAGAAAAGGAGATGGACAACTCGAAGGAAAACCCCAGTTTGCTAGAGATATCAGAGGAAGAAGTAAAACTAACAGAAGCCACTTCTCATTCAGAAACATCGAGTAATGATATTGAAAAAGAGGCACATTCGAGTGGCGTAGAtacatcaaatattactgaaaaaGGTGATTCTGCTGCATTGCAAGACTTGGCACCATCTAAGATAGCCACAACTAATGGAAGCAAACTTTCAGCTTCAGCTCCTCCATTCAATCCGGGATCACTTTTATCTATGTCTCATCCATACAACTCGGTTGCTATAAGAGGATCGTATGACATGAGAGTTTCTAATCAGACAACACCCCAACCATTGAGAATCCTCCCTCAGTCTGTTGATTCCAGAGTACCATGTGGTCCAAGATCAACACTGTACTACAAATCTGGTCATTCTTTCCGTAAGAAACATTTCCATTCCAACTCCCAGAAGGCATTTACAAGCAGCAGTAATCCAGGTAGTAGCATCATGAACCCTCACGCGGCTGAGTTTGTGCCTGGTAAAGCTTTGGAACAACAAGATCATTCTGATGGTAGCCCAGAGGCACAAATTCCTGGAACAGAACAGAAAGAGCAACTGCAACCAGTAATGACTGCAAATGACAAAACCACTGTAGTTCTTTCAGAAGAGAGATCAGAAATCGAGGAAGTTTCTGATGAAGGAAAGAACAAGATCAGTAAGGGGAAAGACACCATACAAACTTCGCAGAGGACTGAGCTTGCGAGACAAATCCTACTCAGCTTCATTGTTAGATCGGTCAAAGACAGTTTGAGCACCACAGTTGAAGCTCAGTGTACTCTTGAGTCACCAACTCAAACTCATACTCGAACAAATGAAGGGAACACCAGTAACATAGCCAATACAAAGTATGGTCATCAAGCAAATGATCATGGATTATCGAAGCATGCAGACAAGAACAAGGACACTGAAGGATTCACAGTGGTctcgaaaagaagaagaaacaaacagCAGTTGGCAAATGCAGTCAGTGGTTTGTACACTCAACAATCCATCTGCACATAA